A part of Aquaspirillum sp. LM1 genomic DNA contains:
- a CDS encoding bifunctional 2-polyprenyl-6-hydroxyphenol methylase/3-demethylubiquinol 3-O-methyltransferase UbiG, whose translation MPDRITLGEDSLTMEGWAVSAWDAREDRRFLINGVDFDMLAWPLPSPDLLACFPDIPHAEASRFRCQHYFSDPATLFPDGMARFNVTSQSGEHAWSYRSAWFLADPTGERPLPAPAQIASMIGTPDAHAFCWGGATIVSRFAQLLAERFGRPLSSFAAILDWGCGAGRLTRYLLDYGPPVTGVDIDPDMVQLCRQTLPDAEFLPVDLLPPTALATASFDLVLGLAVLPHLAEPVQDAWLAELQRLTRPGGLLLLSVQGMAQMALYRTPPARKQAAHHVGFHDACGLAGADAGHGRDVLHSPDYILSHWGRYFDVLDIIEAMAGNQDVVVLRRRAD comes from the coding sequence ATGCCCGATCGCATCACGCTGGGGGAGGACAGCCTGACAATGGAAGGCTGGGCCGTCAGCGCGTGGGACGCCAGGGAAGATCGTCGGTTTCTGATCAACGGCGTGGATTTTGACATGCTGGCGTGGCCATTGCCCTCGCCCGACCTGCTGGCGTGTTTTCCGGACATTCCGCACGCCGAGGCGTCGCGCTTTCGCTGCCAGCATTATTTTTCCGACCCGGCCACGCTGTTTCCGGATGGGATGGCCCGCTTTAATGTCACTTCCCAGTCTGGCGAACACGCCTGGTCGTACCGCAGCGCCTGGTTTCTGGCCGACCCGACGGGTGAACGCCCGCTGCCCGCGCCAGCGCAGATCGCCAGCATGATTGGCACACCGGATGCACACGCCTTCTGCTGGGGCGGGGCGACCATTGTGTCGCGCTTTGCCCAGTTGCTGGCCGAGCGCTTTGGCCGTCCGCTGTCGTCGTTTGCCGCCATTCTGGACTGGGGCTGCGGTGCCGGGCGGCTGACCCGCTATCTGCTGGATTATGGCCCTCCGGTCACCGGGGTGGACATCGACCCGGACATGGTGCAGCTATGCCGGCAAACGCTGCCCGACGCCGAGTTCTTGCCGGTGGACCTGCTGCCGCCTACCGCACTGGCAACCGCCAGTTTTGACCTGGTGCTTGGCCTGGCGGTATTGCCCCACCTGGCCGAGCCGGTGCAGGACGCCTGGCTGGCCGAGTTGCAGCGCCTGACCCGGCCAGGCGGCTTGCTGCTGCTGTCGGTGCAGGGAATGGCGCAAATGGCGTTATACCGCACGCCACCCGCCCGCAAGCAGGCGGCGCACCATGTCGGGTTTCATGACGCCTGCGGCCTGGCCGGCGCGGACGCCGGGCATGGCCGCGATGTGCTGCATTCGCCGGATTATATTCTGTCGCACTGGGGGCGGTATTTCGACGTGCTCGACATCATTGAGGCCATGGCCGGCAATCAGGATGTGGTGGTGTTGCGCCGCCGGGCCGACTGA
- the ilvC gene encoding ketol-acid reductoisomerase: protein MQVFYDKDADLSIIKGKKVAIIGYGSQGHAHAQNLKDSGVDVVVGLRKDGASWKKAETAGHKVKEVADAVKKADVVMILLPDESQPDVYRNDIAPNLKKGAALAFAHGFNIHYNQIVPPAEVDVIMVAPKGPGHTVRSEYVKGGGVPTLIAVYQDNSGKARDIALSYAAANGGTKGGVIETNFREETETDLFGEQAVLCGGAVELVKAGFETLTEAGYAPEMAYFECLHELKLIVDLMYEGGIANMNYSISNNAEYGEYVTGPEVVTSATKEAMKKALYRIQSGEYAKMFILEGKTNYPSMTARRRLTADHPIEKVGAQLRAMMPWIAKNKLVDQSKN from the coding sequence ATGCAAGTGTTTTACGACAAGGACGCCGATCTCTCCATCATCAAGGGCAAGAAGGTCGCCATCATCGGTTATGGCTCGCAAGGCCATGCCCACGCCCAGAACCTGAAGGATTCCGGCGTGGACGTCGTGGTTGGCCTGCGCAAGGATGGCGCATCCTGGAAAAAAGCCGAAACCGCTGGCCACAAGGTCAAGGAAGTGGCCGACGCCGTGAAAAAAGCCGACGTGGTGATGATTCTGCTGCCGGACGAATCCCAGCCGGACGTCTACCGCAACGACATCGCCCCGAACCTGAAAAAGGGCGCTGCCCTGGCGTTTGCCCACGGTTTCAACATCCATTACAACCAGATCGTACCGCCGGCTGAAGTCGATGTGATCATGGTGGCCCCGAAAGGCCCGGGCCACACCGTGCGCTCCGAGTACGTGAAGGGCGGCGGCGTGCCGACCCTGATCGCTGTCTACCAGGACAACTCCGGCAAGGCCCGCGACATCGCCCTGTCCTACGCGGCGGCCAATGGCGGCACCAAGGGCGGCGTGATCGAAACCAACTTCCGCGAAGAAACCGAAACCGACCTGTTCGGCGAACAGGCCGTGCTGTGCGGTGGTGCCGTGGAACTGGTCAAGGCGGGTTTTGAAACCCTGACCGAAGCCGGCTACGCACCGGAAATGGCTTACTTCGAGTGCCTGCACGAACTGAAGCTGATCGTTGACCTCATGTACGAAGGCGGCATCGCCAACATGAACTACTCGATCTCCAACAACGCCGAATACGGCGAATACGTGACCGGCCCGGAAGTGGTGACCTCCGCCACCAAGGAAGCGATGAAGAAAGCCCTGTATCGCATCCAGTCTGGCGAATACGCCAAGATGTTCATCCTGGAAGGCAAGACCAACTACCCGAGCATGACCGCCCGTCGTCGCCTGACCGCCGATCACCCGATCGAAAAAGTGGGCGCACAACTGCGTGCGATGATGCCGTGGATTGCCAAGAACAAGCTGGTTGACCAATCCAAGAACTAA
- the ilvN gene encoding acetolactate synthase small subunit, translating to MRHILSILIENEAGALSRVVGLFSARGYNIDSLTVSTTEDPTLSRMTIVTHGSDDVIEQITKQLNKLIEVVKVIDLNESEHVEREMMLIKVRAAGKDREEMKRMADIFRGRIIDVTEKTYTVELTGTSDKLNAFIDALDRTVILETVRTGASGIGRGERILKV from the coding sequence ATGCGACACATTCTTTCCATTCTGATTGAAAACGAAGCCGGGGCATTGTCCCGTGTGGTCGGTCTGTTTTCCGCACGCGGTTACAATATCGACTCGCTCACGGTGTCCACCACCGAAGACCCCACCCTGTCGCGGATGACCATCGTCACCCACGGCTCGGACGATGTGATTGAACAGATCACCAAGCAGCTCAACAAGCTGATTGAAGTGGTCAAGGTGATCGACCTGAACGAATCCGAGCACGTCGAGCGCGAAATGATGCTGATCAAGGTCCGCGCTGCCGGCAAGGACCGCGAAGAAATGAAACGGATGGCGGATATTTTCCGTGGCCGTATCATTGATGTGACCGAAAAGACCTACACTGTCGAACTGACCGGCACGAGCGACAAGCTCAATGCCTTCATCGACGCGCTGGATCGTACAGTGATCCTGGAAACGGTCCGCACCGGCGCGTCCGGCATCGGTCGCGGCGAGCGCATCCTCAAGGTCTGA
- a CDS encoding GGDEF domain-containing protein, whose protein sequence is MHVFSSATAHSTRRRWSLYAGILLFLGVTGGWLALDFLHERARALDEMGRLALHKSQLLSSVFGDAFLSTDYVLRDVAGRIDIERDLVYPDTDPAHQRQLSSLLKAKLTTVSGLEDLVLFDRHCRFTAVASRQQLLGFKSQQRFCASRQLNLTEPLQIEYMPAERSASGKPVVLMSLPFSDALGQLQGGVLAVIDLAHAQHWIESFELEPNDVMAIVDTDGIVLARNPPLATALGKPTSPPPGYPSFAQMGRTSMFWATSPLDRRERIFGLSRLARFPFVAMVGFDKSRILTGWQHRAWQFLVGFAVLAVVSVLALRAHLTALRQGEAMRKLAITDELTGVANRRHLMEVGAQEVARARRYQRPLSVLMVDIDHFKTVNDRWGHATGDRVIQMMARLLCAAIRQQDSGGRLGGEEFAAILPETGLAGALTLAERLRARAAECLDAHDDFGMPVRFTVSIGVASLMPDDASLDMVLQRADKALYLAKSSGRNRVEVMPLDPLVQNRPDEADAG, encoded by the coding sequence ATGCATGTGTTTTCCTCTGCCACCGCACATTCCACCCGACGCCGCTGGAGCCTGTACGCCGGCATCCTGCTGTTTCTTGGGGTGACAGGGGGCTGGCTGGCGCTGGATTTCCTGCATGAGCGCGCCCGCGCGCTGGATGAAATGGGCCGGCTGGCACTGCACAAAAGCCAGTTGCTCAGCAGTGTGTTTGGCGATGCATTTCTGTCCACCGACTACGTGCTGCGCGATGTGGCCGGGCGCATTGATATCGAGCGCGACCTGGTGTACCCGGATACCGACCCGGCGCATCAGCGCCAGTTGAGCAGCTTGCTCAAAGCCAAGCTGACCACGGTATCCGGCCTGGAAGACCTGGTGCTGTTTGATCGTCACTGCCGGTTTACTGCGGTGGCCAGCCGCCAGCAACTGCTGGGGTTCAAAAGCCAGCAGCGCTTTTGCGCCAGCCGTCAGCTGAATCTGACCGAGCCTTTGCAGATTGAATACATGCCGGCAGAACGCTCGGCCAGCGGCAAGCCGGTAGTACTGATGTCACTGCCGTTCAGCGATGCACTCGGCCAGTTGCAGGGTGGGGTGCTGGCGGTGATTGATCTGGCCCACGCCCAGCACTGGATTGAATCGTTTGAGCTGGAGCCCAACGATGTGATGGCGATTGTCGACACCGATGGCATTGTGCTGGCACGCAACCCCCCGCTGGCCACTGCGCTGGGCAAGCCCACATCCCCCCCACCGGGTTACCCGTCATTTGCCCAGATGGGGCGCACCAGCATGTTCTGGGCCACTTCGCCGCTGGATCGGCGTGAGCGGATTTTTGGCCTGAGCCGGCTGGCGCGTTTTCCGTTTGTGGCCATGGTCGGATTTGACAAGAGCCGCATTCTCACGGGCTGGCAGCACCGCGCCTGGCAGTTTCTGGTGGGGTTTGCCGTGCTGGCAGTGGTGTCGGTGCTGGCCTTGCGCGCCCACCTCACCGCCCTGCGCCAGGGTGAGGCGATGCGCAAGCTGGCCATTACCGATGAACTGACCGGCGTGGCCAATCGCCGTCACCTGATGGAGGTGGGCGCGCAGGAAGTGGCGCGTGCGCGCCGCTACCAGCGCCCGCTGTCGGTGCTGATGGTGGACATCGACCACTTCAAGACAGTCAACGACCGCTGGGGCCATGCCACCGGGGACCGGGTGATCCAGATGATGGCCCGGCTGCTGTGTGCGGCAATACGCCAGCAGGATAGTGGTGGACGGCTGGGCGGCGAGGAGTTTGCCGCCATCCTGCCCGAAACTGGCCTGGCCGGCGCGCTGACGCTGGCCGAGCGCCTGCGCGCCCGTGCCGCAGAGTGTCTTGACGCCCACGACGATTTTGGCATGCCGGTGCGTTTTACCGTCAGCATTGGCGTGGCCAGCCTGATGCCAGATGACGCGTCGCTGGACATGGTGCTGCAGCGGGCCGACAAGGCGCTGTACCTGGCCAAGTCCAGTGGGCGCAACCGGGTGGAAGTCATGCCGCTGGACCCCCTGGTGCAGAATCGACCCGACGAGGCTGACGCTGGCTGA